The genome window ACGAGTTGCCGACTGGTCTCCAGCGGAGCAGACGGGGACTGGGGCAGGGATGCCGCCGGGGTAACCCCGAGCGGACGGGGGTAGAACGTTGAGTTCGGACTTAACATGTTTCATCCACCTCTGTATGCATTCAGGGATAGGACTATCCCAGCTAAAAGTAAACCATTTGCCCTTTTCACAATCGCATTGTAAATTGGTATGATAGAGTTAGTTGCCTAATCAGGCGGTTAAGTAGGGCCAAAGCTTCATTATACCCGAACGTATGGTCTTGACGAAAGCCCCCGATTTCATCCAGTATCGGTATTAAACGGGCACCTGCACGAGATTACGCAACTTTTTGGCATGATATCGTATAAGTTATATGCCTGAGCATTTTGCATGAAAGATGTAATATGCTAATTTACCACAAGTATGTGTTCAAAAAGTCTGGTTTTCAGTACCGAGAAGATGGAATGAAGCTAGAAATGGAGTAGCGGAGCGTAGGGAAAACTACGTGAGCAACTACAATGTTTCCGAAGGAAACATACTTCGTAAGCATATTCTTATTCGGCTGAATGCCATATTCGATGCTGATGATGCCGCTGGCATCCTTCGTAATCAAAAGCACTTTTTGAATAACCTCTAAAAATTTAAATGATAATATGGGTTTTGACGGGACAGAGGAGGAATGGTCATGAAACTGCTTCAACGCATCAAAGACGGAGCGAACAAAGCAACAGAGCGTGCCCAGCACGCCGTTGAGATTGGGAAATTGAACAACCAGATTGTGGGCTTGCAACAGGAACAGGAAGTCCATTTTACAGATATGGGTCGCATCTTCTATGAAGGTTATCGGGCACAGGATATGACGCGTGCAGAAAAAGAGATGGTGGAACTGTCGCGACTCTGCGACGAATTGCAGGACGAGATTGATGGCCTGCGCAACAAGATTGCAGAGTTGAAGAATGAACGGTTGTGCGAATGTGGACATGTCGCTTCCCTGGACGCCAACTTCTGCCCTAAATGTGGACGCAAGTTGGGTGAACTCAAGACAGCAGCACCTACAGCAGGAACTGCAGGCATTGCAGGAGCAACCACAGCTGCGAGACAAGAGGCAGCTGTGGCACAGAACCAAACTCCGGAGCCGGACTTCTACGATGCGCCAGCCGAATTGGAACTGGAGGAAGACGAGCCGTATCACACGGTCATTCCGTCCATAGCCGATCTGGAGACGGAATCCGAATATAACAGTACGGAATTTACGCAGGAAGAAAAGGAAGCGTTCGATGCAGAGTGGGAACGTCGCAGAGATGAAGAGATGCAACGGGAACGTGAGCGTCAGCAAGAACTGGACGAACGCATCCGCTACTGGAAGGAAAATAACCCAATCGTGAACAAGGTGGACGTACAGACCGAGGTTTCACGCGAAATGGTGAACTGTCAGATTTGTGCAGCCGAGCTGCCCAAAGGTTCGAAATGGTGCCCGCGTTGCGGAGCCGAACAGATCTGATGCAGTAGAAGCACTGCCGCATCAATGTGAGGCAGTGCGGGTTGCTGACAGCATGGGGGGACGGGAATATGGACCAACTGCTGCATCATTTGCGTCATCTCGGATTTACCGAGATGGAATCTAAAATTATGGTGGAACTCGCCCGCCAGGGATCAGCTTCAGGATATGAGGTTGCGAAGCGGCTGGGCGTGTCCCGTTCCAATGTATATGCGACCCTGCAACGGCTGGAACAACGTGGTTTCCTGCGGTGCAGTCCGGGGGAGCCTGCGAAGTATAGTGTGCTGAAGCCTGAGGAGATGACACGTATGATCTCCGATCAGATGCGTACCTCTCTGGATTATGTCCAGAGCAGCATGCCCAAGAGTGAACCGGAGAAGCCTGTCTTCTATAACATTGAGGGTGACAAAAATGTGTTTGAGAATCTGAGCCGTGAATTGGCTGAGGCTCAGCATGAGATTGTTGTCGACGTCTGGCGTGAAGAGGCAGAGCTGTTACGTAATGATTTACAGCAAGCTGAAGCTCGCGGTGTACGGCTGTTATGGTCGTGTGATGGTGGTGAAGGCATGCTGGATCAGCCTGTCCCTTGGCCGGGGTTGCCTTTGTATGGAGCGGGTAACGGTCGGAAATTCTCTCTGGTCATAGACCGCCGCTGGTGCATGCTGGGCATGCGCGGGGAATCATGCGCTACGCAGGCAGTGGTGACGGAGCATCCGGTAATGACCGGGTTGCTGCTGAATCATTTTGCTCAAGAACTGGTATTGTACGAGCTGGAACAGGATATGGGTGAGGAACTGGAGTCCCGCTATGGACACCGGTACGAAGAACTCTCAGCACGGTACTGGTCTTCGCCTCCAGGAGAGGGTGGGAAGAGCTAGGCAGATCATTAATGAATTCACTCCCGATGGAGTGAACATCTAGCACAAAGGTACCTTTCCTGATCTTGATGAAACAATACTTGCGTACATAAAGCAGGCGCTGCCCGAGAGGCAGACGCCTGTTTATGCTGGTTTGAGGTATGACAGTGATGTTCGTCACAGCATCTGTTTCCAGTCAGGTCAATAGTAAAGGTATGAAGTGATGCTATTTTTGAGAAAATGAAGCTATGAACATTCGATTGAACTGGATCGGGTTGAACCGGATTGTACATGATCAATCTTTGGGCACGTGATACAGTGCCTCCAGCACGTCCGTATAATAAGCAGTGCCATGAGGCACAAATTCCGTTGCCCGAATCTCACGAACGATACGCTCCGGTTGATAAGCTGCATGATCGCTTGACGGCTGAGTCTGAACTCCGGTAGCTTGAATGACGTCGATTTCACAGCGGAACAGAGCGAGTAGATCATCCAGCGGCACCTCATACAGGCTATCCACCTCGCTGGGCTGCAGAACGTAGGCTTCAAGCGGCTGGTTCAGACATAATCCATAGACCGCACTGAATTCCCGATCTACGAATGGAACACCACGGACTTCTCCTTGGAGCTGCTGTGTAGCCGTGAATAGATAGGTCAGTGCATTGAAAGATACATCTACACCCAATTCTTCCTCCAGCTCACGACTGGCGTCTTGCAGTTGTTCACCTGCGGTGAGATGGCCTGCTGCTGTAATGTCGTAACATCCAGGGAAGGTATCCTTAACATCACGCCGCCGCTGAAAAAGAACCTGACGTTGTTCGCCTTCGTCACGCACAATCCAGCAGTGGAATGAACGGTGCCAATATCCTTTGGCATGGACCTCGCTACGTGGCGCT of Paenibacillus sp. FSL R5-0517 contains these proteins:
- a CDS encoding NUDIX domain-containing protein, which gives rise to MSPERFDIYDDQQHWIGTAPRSEVHAKGYWHRSFHCWIVRDEGEQRQVLFQRRRDVKDTFPGCYDITAAGHLTAGEQLQDASRELEEELGVDVSFNALTYLFTATQQLQGEVRGVPFVDREFSAVYGLCLNQPLEAYVLQPSEVDSLYEVPLDDLLALFRCEIDVIQATGVQTQPSSDHAAYQPERIVREIRATEFVPHGTAYYTDVLEALYHVPKD
- a CDS encoding zinc ribbon domain-containing protein, whose protein sequence is MKLLQRIKDGANKATERAQHAVEIGKLNNQIVGLQQEQEVHFTDMGRIFYEGYRAQDMTRAEKEMVELSRLCDELQDEIDGLRNKIAELKNERLCECGHVASLDANFCPKCGRKLGELKTAAPTAGTAGIAGATTAARQEAAVAQNQTPEPDFYDAPAELELEEDEPYHTVIPSIADLETESEYNSTEFTQEEKEAFDAEWERRRDEEMQRERERQQELDERIRYWKENNPIVNKVDVQTEVSREMVNCQICAAELPKGSKWCPRCGAEQI
- a CDS encoding helix-turn-helix domain-containing protein, with product MDQLLHHLRHLGFTEMESKIMVELARQGSASGYEVAKRLGVSRSNVYATLQRLEQRGFLRCSPGEPAKYSVLKPEEMTRMISDQMRTSLDYVQSSMPKSEPEKPVFYNIEGDKNVFENLSRELAEAQHEIVVDVWREEAELLRNDLQQAEARGVRLLWSCDGGEGMLDQPVPWPGLPLYGAGNGRKFSLVIDRRWCMLGMRGESCATQAVVTEHPVMTGLLLNHFAQELVLYELEQDMGEELESRYGHRYEELSARYWSSPPGEGGKS